In one Sporomusa sphaeroides DSM 2875 genomic region, the following are encoded:
- a CDS encoding iron-containing alcohol dehydrogenase: MTPISILGTGCTERIAGYIKPMLFRKALIVSDKTLVETGLIDKLLALLDAEGIFYIIYKDVSPNPTVAQVNYGLKLFRDNGCDFLISFGGGSPHDCAKAIALLAANGGEIAHYEGLNKSAKRSAPLIAINTTAGTGSELTRFCVITDEERHVKMTINDWHVTPIIAVSDAELMLDMPPGLTAATGMDALTHAIEAYVSTNATPVTDCKAVKAVELISANLVTAYQSGHDLPSREAMVYAEYLAGIAFNNASLGYVHALAHQLGGFYNLPHGLCNAILLPAVMEFNLPAAVTRYADLARAAGIDTTGLPAEAAAKRFIQLVQQLNKALELPAKLHELRGFRAEDIPLLAENALKDVCSLTNPRQGSQQDVEAIYRSIL, from the coding sequence ATGACACCCATTAGTATTTTGGGCACAGGCTGCACAGAACGGATTGCCGGTTACATTAAACCTATGCTGTTTAGAAAAGCACTGATTGTCAGCGACAAAACACTCGTTGAAACCGGGCTGATTGACAAGCTGCTGGCATTACTTGATGCCGAAGGTATTTTTTACATAATCTATAAAGACGTTTCACCTAATCCTACGGTAGCTCAGGTAAATTACGGGTTAAAACTGTTCCGGGATAACGGCTGCGACTTTTTGATTTCTTTTGGCGGCGGTTCTCCTCATGACTGCGCCAAAGCCATTGCGCTATTAGCTGCCAATGGCGGCGAAATTGCCCACTATGAAGGTCTCAACAAATCCGCCAAGCGGTCCGCCCCCCTTATTGCTATCAATACCACTGCCGGTACCGGCAGTGAATTAACCCGCTTTTGTGTCATTACCGATGAAGAGCGGCATGTAAAAATGACTATCAATGATTGGCATGTTACCCCCATTATTGCTGTCAGTGACGCCGAACTTATGCTGGACATGCCTCCCGGTCTAACGGCCGCAACCGGTATGGATGCCCTGACGCATGCCATTGAAGCCTATGTTTCCACCAATGCTACCCCGGTAACCGATTGCAAAGCCGTTAAAGCCGTGGAATTAATCAGCGCCAATTTAGTGACCGCCTACCAAAGCGGCCATGACTTACCCTCCAGGGAAGCCATGGTCTATGCCGAATATCTGGCAGGTATTGCCTTTAACAATGCCAGCTTAGGGTATGTCCATGCACTTGCCCACCAGCTTGGCGGGTTCTATAACCTGCCGCATGGTTTATGCAATGCCATCTTATTGCCTGCCGTCATGGAATTCAACCTGCCGGCAGCCGTAACCAGGTATGCTGATCTGGCCCGCGCCGCCGGGATTGACACCACAGGCTTACCGGCAGAAGCCGCTGCAAAACGCTTCATCCAGTTGGTGCAGCAGCTCAATAAGGCGCTGGAATTACCGGCAAAACTACACGAACTGCGGGGGTTCAGAGCCGAAGATATCCCCTTGCTGGCGGAAAATGCCCTGAAGGACGTTTGCAGCCTAACCAATCCCCGCCAAGGCTCACAGCAGGATGTGGAGGCCATTTACCGGTCAATCCTGTAA
- a CDS encoding response regulator → MYTLLIADDEQLERQALRFIIEKRCPDVRIIGEAGDGNSAVGIAAREKPDIVLMDIRMPELSGLEAARAIRTMLPHTAIVILTAFDEFSYAKEALSSGAVEYLLKPLHPNDLLQTLAAVTAKVGERKRREQEEAELRKNVEQAMPFIRHSFIQDLLSGKISELSNFRDRAGFLGIKAESGVILVANIDNFKQITRSASELERQIVKQRVYQHICEFVGKEMLVVPFGGDEIVILIGYEAAREEAQVETHVRAIARKIRDGITQLGISLTIGIGRYYDDPLQIHKSYLEASSAQQQKNYIGDNQIIHIDDLPHLSEVAFRYPFHYERNLLDKVRCGERQQAKEILRQLLHEIFTAKASIEMVKACVLELLIVLSRAAVEGGASLEKLTLLNFNCINQLTGCADREEVRRWILDALDQFMDNMLENRTSMNVRLINKACVYITENFHKSISLEEVAQTVHLSPYYFSRIFKAEQGCNFVDFLTKVRIDKAKQLLQNPEQTVVRVAAEAGYQDASYFCRVFRQEVGVTPNQYRTQFKQPKTSRGTLGKQQQVSKT, encoded by the coding sequence ATGTATACACTATTGATTGCCGATGATGAACAATTGGAACGGCAGGCGTTACGCTTTATTATTGAAAAAAGATGTCCGGATGTGAGGATCATTGGCGAGGCCGGCGATGGCAACAGTGCGGTGGGCATAGCTGCCAGGGAGAAACCGGATATTGTGCTTATGGATATTCGCATGCCGGAGCTTAGCGGACTGGAGGCCGCCCGCGCTATCCGGACAATGCTGCCGCATACGGCTATTGTCATCCTGACGGCATTTGATGAATTCAGCTATGCGAAAGAAGCGCTCTCCAGCGGGGCGGTGGAGTATTTACTAAAGCCGCTGCATCCTAACGATTTACTGCAGACCCTGGCGGCTGTTACTGCCAAAGTCGGTGAACGCAAACGCCGGGAACAGGAAGAAGCTGAGCTGAGAAAAAATGTGGAACAGGCGATGCCCTTTATCAGGCACTCGTTTATTCAAGATTTGCTTTCCGGCAAAATCAGTGAGTTAAGCAACTTCCGGGACAGGGCCGGTTTTCTGGGAATTAAAGCAGAGTCGGGCGTTATCCTGGTTGCCAATATCGATAATTTTAAACAGATCACCCGCAGTGCATCAGAGCTGGAAAGGCAGATTGTCAAGCAGCGTGTCTATCAGCATATTTGCGAATTTGTCGGCAAAGAAATGCTGGTCGTCCCGTTCGGCGGCGATGAGATCGTTATTCTTATCGGTTATGAGGCAGCAAGGGAAGAGGCCCAGGTAGAGACGCATGTCAGAGCAATAGCCCGGAAGATCAGAGACGGGATCACGCAATTGGGCATTAGCCTGACGATTGGCATTGGCCGCTACTATGATGATCCCCTGCAGATTCATAAGTCCTATCTTGAGGCCAGCAGCGCCCAGCAGCAAAAAAATTACATTGGGGATAATCAAATCATTCATATCGATGATCTTCCCCACTTAAGCGAAGTGGCTTTTCGCTACCCTTTCCATTATGAACGTAATCTTTTAGACAAAGTCCGTTGTGGTGAACGCCAGCAGGCCAAGGAAATTCTCCGCCAGCTGTTGCATGAAATTTTCACGGCGAAAGCCAGTATCGAGATGGTAAAGGCCTGCGTGCTGGAGCTTTTGATTGTGCTGTCAAGGGCGGCTGTGGAAGGCGGTGCCAGTCTGGAGAAGCTAACCCTGCTTAACTTTAACTGTATTAATCAGCTGACAGGCTGTGCCGACCGGGAGGAAGTACGCCGCTGGATTCTCGACGCCTTAGATCAGTTTATGGACAATATGCTGGAGAATCGCACCAGCATGAATGTCAGGCTGATTAACAAGGCGTGTGTTTATATCACGGAAAACTTCCATAAGAGTATTTCATTGGAAGAAGTTGCCCAGACCGTACATTTGAGTCCCTATTATTTCAGCCGTATTTTTAAAGCCGAGCAAGGCTGTAATTTTGTCGACTTCTTAACCAAAGTCAGAATTGATAAGGCCAAGCAACTGCTGCAAAACCCTGAACAGACGGTAGTGCGTGTGGCCGCCGAAGCCGGCTACCAGGATGCCAGCTATTTTTGCCGGGTATTCCGGCAGGAAGTGGGAGTTACTCCCAACCAATACCGGACACAATTTAAGCAGCCGAAAACAAGCCGGGGAACTTTAGGCAAACAGCAACAAGTTTCTAAAACATAA
- a CDS encoding nicotinate-nucleotide--dimethylbenzimidazole phosphoribosyltransferase has protein sequence MDYRAKVDNLINGAAKPPDSLGLLEKLFKKLLLAWGTMHPEIKPYHLIFAADNGVVEEGVVDFPSEITYLQAQNMVDGRAAISCFCQANHVPYSVIDIGINNTKTAGIYRRVAPGTRNFMKTEAMTQAEFDEAWRVGEEMAGYAIDTQGANLVSFGEMGIGNTTTSSAVLHAMTGILPEFVVGYGASAPTTDMLKRKCVVVAKGVERHRETFCRIEDILRCVGGFDIVAICAGMTECARRKIPFVIDGFITAVAFACASRINREVEAYGLPSHMSKEPGMGYALLLGNILADDVPIRANMALGEGTGAVLMVSMLRTMAYTMYTMARLADFAVSNPDSQHLTAI, from the coding sequence ATGGATTATCGGGCTAAAGTAGACAATTTAATCAATGGTGCGGCAAAGCCGCCGGATAGCCTGGGACTATTGGAGAAGCTGTTTAAAAAACTGTTGCTTGCATGGGGGACCATGCATCCGGAAATAAAACCATATCACTTGATTTTTGCTGCCGACAACGGCGTGGTGGAAGAGGGGGTAGTGGACTTTCCCAGTGAGATTACTTACCTGCAAGCGCAAAATATGGTGGATGGCCGGGCGGCGATCAGTTGTTTTTGCCAGGCCAATCATGTTCCGTATTCGGTAATTGATATCGGCATCAACAATACAAAAACAGCAGGCATATACCGGCGGGTGGCGCCGGGAACCAGGAATTTTATGAAAACAGAAGCCATGACTCAAGCCGAATTTGACGAGGCCTGGCGGGTTGGCGAGGAAATGGCGGGGTATGCTATTGATACTCAGGGTGCTAATTTAGTATCCTTTGGTGAAATGGGGATTGGCAATACCACTACGTCCTCAGCCGTACTGCATGCAATGACCGGGATACTCCCTGAGTTTGTTGTCGGTTATGGTGCCAGCGCTCCGACTACCGATATGTTAAAGCGAAAATGCGTGGTTGTGGCCAAAGGAGTTGAGCGTCACCGGGAAACCTTCTGCAGGATTGAAGATATCCTGCGGTGTGTGGGCGGTTTTGATATTGTCGCTATCTGTGCCGGGATGACAGAGTGCGCCAGGCGCAAGATTCCGTTTGTTATCGATGGCTTTATCACCGCGGTAGCCTTTGCCTGTGCTTCCCGGATAAATCGAGAAGTGGAAGCCTATGGCCTGCCTTCTCATATGTCCAAAGAGCCGGGCATGGGCTATGCCCTGCTGTTAGGCAATATTTTGGCCGATGATGTGCCAATTCGAGCCAACATGGCTTTAGGGGAGGGGACGGGAGCTGTTTTAATGGTCTCAATGCTCAGGACGATGGCGTATACCATGTATACTATGGCCAGGCTTGCCGATTTTGCGGTCAGCAACCCGGATTCGCAGCATTTGACGGCCATATGA
- a CDS encoding DedA family protein produces MEETLFVLLNRLGENMYAAIFAAMLLTGIGVPFPGELTLGFSGYLLFIGRIELIPTVAATALGDLVGALLGFGVGFFSRSVIVTRYLGFLMPSAAKLAAVNTWLKKYGALAVVVGRLLPVIRGAIPVPAGFFHMNSKKYIISTILSSVIWCSTLIYAGFSLGYNWQGITELGSQLGLAAGGVVFAVLAAYLIYKYASKLREK; encoded by the coding sequence ATGGAAGAAACATTGTTTGTGCTGCTGAACAGGCTGGGAGAGAATATGTATGCGGCTATTTTTGCCGCTATGCTGCTTACCGGGATAGGAGTGCCCTTCCCCGGTGAATTGACTTTGGGGTTTAGCGGCTATTTATTATTTATCGGCCGGATAGAACTGATTCCCACAGTTGCTGCCACAGCGCTGGGTGATTTGGTAGGAGCCCTGCTTGGTTTTGGTGTTGGTTTTTTTAGCCGTTCAGTAATAGTAACACGCTATTTAGGTTTTCTGATGCCGTCGGCTGCCAAGTTGGCGGCGGTCAATACCTGGCTGAAAAAATATGGTGCCTTAGCTGTCGTGGTTGGCAGACTGCTGCCTGTTATCCGTGGTGCTATCCCTGTTCCGGCAGGCTTTTTCCATATGAATAGTAAGAAATATATTATAAGTACCATTCTTAGTTCAGTTATCTGGTGCAGCACACTGATATATGCCGGATTTTCGCTGGGCTACAACTGGCAGGGCATAACGGAATTGGGAAGTCAGCTTGGTTTAGCCGCCGGCGGGGTGGTATTTGCTGTACTGGCGGCCTATCTCATTTATAAATATGCCAGTAAGTTAAGAGAAAAATGA
- a CDS encoding EutP/PduV family microcompartment system protein, protein MIMLVGPVGAGKTSLIHALKHDCRKAAKTSSICFHDDTIDTPGEYAQMPRFYNALAVTATNADIVLMVQDATDLRITLPPGFAAMFPRPVVGVVTKIDAPGADQEKAKLRLRQAGIKEPFFCVSAYDGTGVAELTAYLTGKEV, encoded by the coding sequence ATGATTATGCTGGTAGGGCCTGTAGGCGCAGGGAAGACCTCGCTGATTCATGCGCTCAAACACGATTGCCGTAAGGCTGCCAAGACTTCAAGCATTTGCTTTCATGACGACACCATTGACACCCCGGGAGAATATGCGCAAATGCCCCGGTTTTACAACGCGCTGGCGGTGACTGCCACCAATGCCGATATCGTGCTGATGGTGCAGGATGCCACCGATTTGCGGATAACCCTTCCGCCTGGTTTTGCCGCCATGTTTCCGCGGCCGGTAGTGGGAGTGGTCACTAAGATAGACGCTCCTGGCGCAGACCAGGAAAAAGCCAAACTTCGTCTCCGGCAAGCGGGAATCAAAGAACCCTTCTTTTGTGTTTCCGCCTATGACGGGACAGGCGTGGCTGAGTTAACCGCCTATCTTACAGGAAAGGAGGTGTAA
- the eutJ gene encoding ethanolamine utilization protein EutJ, whose product MEAYEKIYKLHELMETKTVADLPGPYKVGVDLGTADVVLVVADEAGNPVAGSLRWASVVRDGLVVDFRGAMLIVEELKAEVEARMGITLDKGATAIPPGTVGRNALACGHVIAGAGLEPVCQVDEPVAAARALGITHGIVVDIGGGTTGIAVLRNGELVFTADEPTGGTHVSLVLAGAYKMPFEEAELLKRDAAQHRRIMPVILPVIEKMAAVVTAMLAGQEEYHDYPVYVVGGTACLQGFETEFSKAFGRKVHVPPHPLLVTPLGIAMFG is encoded by the coding sequence ATGGAAGCCTATGAAAAAATTTATAAATTGCATGAGCTGATGGAAACAAAAACGGTAGCCGATTTACCCGGCCCTTATAAAGTCGGTGTCGACCTGGGGACTGCCGATGTTGTACTGGTTGTTGCCGATGAAGCAGGTAATCCCGTAGCAGGAAGTCTGCGTTGGGCGTCGGTGGTCAGGGATGGCTTGGTTGTTGACTTCCGGGGGGCGATGCTGATTGTTGAGGAATTAAAAGCCGAAGTGGAAGCACGTATGGGTATTACCCTGGACAAAGGGGCTACCGCCATTCCGCCGGGAACGGTGGGACGCAATGCTTTAGCCTGCGGTCATGTTATTGCCGGAGCCGGTTTGGAGCCTGTTTGTCAGGTGGACGAGCCGGTAGCGGCTGCCAGGGCCCTGGGTATTACCCATGGAATTGTGGTGGATATCGGCGGCGGCACTACCGGAATTGCTGTTTTGCGTAATGGCGAGCTGGTATTCACAGCCGACGAACCAACCGGCGGTACGCATGTATCGCTGGTTTTGGCCGGAGCTTATAAAATGCCGTTTGAGGAAGCGGAACTGCTCAAACGGGATGCTGCCCAGCACCGCAGGATTATGCCGGTTATTTTGCCTGTTATTGAAAAGATGGCTGCAGTGGTAACGGCTATGCTGGCCGGACAAGAGGAATATCATGACTATCCTGTTTATGTGGTGGGAGGCACTGCCTGTCTGCAAGGGTTTGAAACTGAATTCAGCAAAGCTTTTGGCCGCAAAGTCCACGTTCCCCCCCATCCTTTATTGGTAACACCGCTGGGTATTGCTATGTTTGGCTAA
- a CDS encoding sensor histidine kinase, with protein sequence MHNGKRFSLDEIINVQSLQEIQNKFSEATGIAAVTVDANGAPVTKPSKFTDFCCYVRSFPDGFERCKACDDRGGRNAMEQQRPVVYHCHSGLTDFAAPIIVQNEYVGALLAGQVVLPNPDFDAKQEMFNQLLPLGMDKEILSQLFDKIAIIPEHRLQAAADLLHLMANYIVEMSATNLVQKQLMTELKAKSELQNLLRAAELKALQAQINPHFLFNALNTIARLSLLEGAERTQEVVHSLSALLRTNLRDMEEMRTLQQEIKSIEDYLSIQQVRFGDRIQATIEIQPELMKISVPALSLQPLVENAIIHGLEPKKEGGHIYISGYVANNNIIIRVSDTGVGIPQEQIGAILKSEKRSSKGHLTGIGLINVHQRIQHYFGEQYGLRIESKVGEGTEVYLSLPSYC encoded by the coding sequence GTGCATAACGGCAAACGGTTTAGCCTTGACGAGATTATTAATGTTCAGAGCCTGCAGGAGATACAAAATAAATTTTCGGAAGCCACCGGTATCGCTGCTGTTACTGTTGATGCAAACGGTGCACCTGTAACCAAACCCAGCAAATTTACTGATTTTTGCTGTTATGTTCGTTCCTTTCCCGACGGGTTTGAGCGGTGCAAGGCTTGTGATGACCGGGGCGGACGCAACGCTATGGAACAGCAGCGGCCGGTTGTGTATCATTGTCACAGCGGTTTAACCGATTTTGCCGCTCCCATTATCGTCCAAAACGAATATGTAGGGGCATTACTGGCAGGCCAGGTTGTATTACCCAATCCGGATTTTGATGCCAAGCAGGAAATGTTCAACCAGCTCTTACCTCTGGGCATGGATAAAGAGATTCTATCCCAACTGTTTGATAAAATTGCTATTATTCCTGAGCATCGTTTGCAGGCAGCGGCTGATTTGCTGCATCTTATGGCTAATTATATTGTGGAAATGAGCGCAACCAATCTGGTGCAAAAACAGCTGATGACCGAGCTGAAGGCAAAGTCCGAGCTGCAGAATTTGCTCCGGGCAGCCGAGCTGAAGGCACTGCAGGCACAGATTAACCCTCACTTTCTGTTTAATGCCCTCAACACCATTGCCCGCTTGTCGTTGCTCGAAGGTGCGGAGCGCACACAGGAAGTTGTCCATTCGTTGTCAGCTCTGTTGCGCACCAATCTGCGGGATATGGAGGAAATGCGCACCCTGCAGCAGGAAATCAAGTCTATTGAGGATTATCTGAGTATTCAGCAGGTGCGGTTTGGTGACAGGATTCAGGCCACCATTGAGATACAGCCTGAATTGATGAAAATATCGGTTCCGGCCCTTAGCTTGCAGCCCTTGGTGGAAAACGCCATCATTCACGGACTTGAACCCAAAAAAGAGGGCGGACATATTTATATCAGCGGCTATGTTGCCAATAACAATATAATCATCAGGGTGTCAGATACCGGGGTGGGAATTCCTCAGGAACAGATCGGCGCTATTTTAAAAAGCGAAAAGCGGTCAAGCAAAGGTCATCTGACAGGAATCGGACTGATTAATGTTCACCAGCGCATTCAGCATTATTTTGGCGAGCAGTATGGTCTGCGCATTGAAAGCAAAGTTGGCGAAGGCACCGAGGTTTATCTGTCGTTACCGTCTTATTGTTGA
- a CDS encoding DJ-1/PfpI family protein, which produces MITIGILIFPQVEELDFVAPFEVLSYSNKISPDSTRVLLIAENSDPIEAFNGMKVIPHTTLATCPSLDIIVVPGGKGRLAAMRNTAITEFIRAQSHHAKFTASVCTGALILAAAGLLANKKATTYHTAFDELRTYTVDVLTQKVVQDGRIITSAGVSSGIELGLYLLKLLFGASMAQEVADKIEYSINVEQI; this is translated from the coding sequence ATGATTACCATTGGCATCCTGATTTTCCCGCAAGTCGAAGAGCTCGATTTTGTCGCCCCTTTTGAGGTACTCAGCTATAGTAATAAAATTAGCCCTGACAGTACCCGAGTTCTGCTGATAGCTGAAAACTCCGACCCCATAGAAGCTTTTAACGGCATGAAAGTCATTCCTCATACAACGTTAGCTACCTGTCCGTCTTTGGATATTATCGTAGTTCCCGGCGGCAAAGGCCGGCTGGCCGCCATGAGAAATACAGCTATAACTGAGTTTATTAGAGCACAGTCCCACCACGCTAAATTCACTGCCTCGGTGTGTACCGGCGCTCTCATTCTCGCCGCAGCAGGATTGCTTGCCAATAAAAAAGCTACCACCTACCACACTGCGTTTGACGAGTTAAGAACCTACACTGTAGATGTACTCACCCAAAAGGTAGTTCAGGACGGCAGGATTATAACCTCAGCCGGAGTTAGTTCCGGTATTGAATTAGGGCTGTATCTATTAAAACTGCTGTTTGGCGCAAGCATGGCGCAAGAGGTAGCCGATAAAATTGAATATAGTATCAACGTAGAGCAAATTTGA
- the pduA gene encoding propanediol utilization microcompartment protein PduA translates to MVSEALGMIETKGLVGAVEAADAMVKAANVILVGYEKIGSGLVTVMVRGDVGAVKAAVDAGAVAAKQVGEIVSVHVIPRPHTDVEKILPKIK, encoded by the coding sequence ATAGTGAGCGAAGCATTAGGGATGATTGAAACCAAAGGGCTGGTAGGAGCTGTTGAAGCTGCCGACGCCATGGTAAAAGCCGCCAATGTTATTTTGGTAGGCTATGAAAAGATTGGTTCCGGCTTGGTCACTGTCATGGTGCGGGGTGATGTTGGCGCCGTTAAGGCGGCTGTAGATGCCGGGGCAGTGGCAGCCAAACAGGTTGGTGAGATTGTTTCTGTTCACGTTATTCCCCGTCCTCATACCGATGTTGAAAAAATTCTTCCTAAAATTAAATAG
- the pduB gene encoding propanediol utilization microcompartment protein PduB: MQDQLIEKVMDEIKKRMETAAPAASAQEPVRAAVSPGITEFVGTAIGDTVGLVIANVDPMLHEKMKLDPKYRSIGILGARTGAGPHIMAADEAVKATNTEIISIELPRDTKGGAGHGSLIIFGAEEVSDARRAIEVALKELNRTFGDVYANDAGHLELQYTARASYAINKAFGAPLGKAFGLIVGAPAAIGVLMADVAVKTASVEVVGYASPAGGTSYSNEVILQITGDSGAVRQAVISAKEVGLKVLETMAGPAPSATTPYI, translated from the coding sequence ATGCAAGATCAGCTGATTGAAAAAGTAATGGATGAAATTAAAAAACGTATGGAAACTGCGGCTCCGGCAGCCTCTGCCCAGGAACCCGTAAGAGCCGCCGTTAGTCCCGGTATTACCGAGTTTGTCGGTACGGCTATTGGTGATACTGTTGGTCTGGTTATTGCCAATGTAGATCCGATGCTGCATGAAAAAATGAAGCTTGATCCCAAATACCGCTCTATCGGCATTCTGGGTGCCCGTACCGGTGCCGGTCCGCACATTATGGCGGCCGATGAAGCGGTTAAAGCCACCAATACCGAAATCATCTCCATTGAACTGCCCCGCGACACCAAAGGCGGCGCCGGCCATGGGTCCCTGATTATCTTTGGTGCGGAGGAAGTATCTGACGCCCGGCGGGCAATTGAAGTGGCGCTCAAAGAGCTTAACCGTACGTTTGGTGACGTATATGCCAATGATGCCGGACACCTGGAACTGCAATATACTGCCCGCGCCAGTTACGCCATTAACAAAGCCTTTGGCGCACCTTTGGGCAAAGCGTTTGGCCTCATTGTCGGCGCACCGGCCGCCATTGGTGTCCTAATGGCCGATGTGGCTGTAAAAACAGCCAGTGTGGAAGTAGTCGGCTATGCCAGTCCGGCTGGCGGCACCAGTTACTCGAATGAAGTTATTCTGCAAATTACCGGTGATTCGGGTGCTGTTCGCCAGGCGGTAATTTCGGCTAAAGAAGTGGGTCTAAAAGTATTAGAAACTATGGCTGGTCCGGCTCCGTCCGCAACAACGCCGTACATCTAA
- the eutS gene encoding ethanolamine utilization microcompartment protein EutS, translating to MVQEKPRVVQEYVPGKQVTLAHLIANPKKELCEKLGIVDAGAIGILTITPCEAAIIAADAATKTAAVQIGFMDRFTGSVVITGTVSAVEAALRQVIVLLADGLGFSAPKLTRS from the coding sequence ATGGTTCAGGAAAAGCCCAGAGTGGTGCAGGAATATGTACCAGGCAAACAGGTGACCTTAGCCCACTTGATTGCCAATCCGAAAAAAGAGTTATGCGAAAAACTAGGTATTGTGGATGCAGGGGCCATTGGGATTCTGACCATCACGCCTTGTGAAGCAGCCATTATCGCGGCAGATGCGGCCACCAAAACAGCCGCCGTGCAAATCGGTTTTATGGACAGATTCACCGGCTCGGTCGTTATTACCGGCACGGTTTCGGCGGTGGAAGCTGCTTTGAGACAAGTAATTGTCCTGTTAGCTGACGGCTTGGGTTTTTCCGCGCCCAAACTGACAAGGTCGTAG